The Rhododendron vialii isolate Sample 1 chromosome 1a, ASM3025357v1 region GAGTCCGGAAAAGGCAAGGTATTTGAAGAGCAATAGGGTACTTGATGAACACGTGAAAAGAAGACTGGAATTGAATGATAAAGCTAGGATTAATTTGAACCAGACTTATGCCTCACTTCAGATTGAGGCTGGGGGACCTGGTAAGCTTCCATATATCCAAAAAGATTGCCGAAATCATGTGGATAAAGTGCGACGTTCACTACTTCTGGAAGGAGATGCTGAGGCGATGCATAATTATTTCATGAAGATGAAAGCCGACAATTCTGACTTCTTTTTTGCAATGGATTTGGATGATGAGGGTCGACTGAGGAATGTATTCTGGGTTGATGCAAGGAGTAGGGCAGCTTGTAAAGAGTTCGGTGATGTTGTGACCTTTGACACAACTTACTTGGTAAACAGGCATGACATGCCTTTTGCTCCTTTTGTAGGCGTGAATCATCATGGTCAGTCTGTTTTATTAGGATGTGGGCTCATCTCTCATGAAGACACAAAGTCATTTTCGTGGTTATTTCAAACTTGGAAGACATGCATGTGGGGTTGTGCTCCGAAAGCAATTATTATCGACCAATGTATGGCCATGAAGAATGCTATAGAAGATACATTCCCTAACACCTGACATTGGTGGTGCATATGGCATATTATGAAAAAGGTGCCGGAAAAGTTCAATGGGTGCAACGCTTATGAGAATATTAGTTGGTGTATGCGTAGGGCAGTTTATGCTTCACTTACAATAAAACAAtttgaggatgcttgggatATGTTCATTAAAAAGTACGAGCTTCAAAGTAACACATGGTTAGAGGGATTGTATTTGGAGAGGGAACAGTGGGTGCCAGCTTATTTGAACGATGTGTTTTGGGCGGGGATGTCATCCACACAAAGAAGCGAGGTATAAATGTGTATTTTGATGGTTACATTCATTCAAAGACAACCTTGAAACAATTTGTAGGACAATATGAAAATGCATTATCGAATAAGGTGGAAAGTGAAAATCAAGAAGATTCAAAAAGTTGGCACACTTACATCCCGTTAATAACTGAAGATGAGTTGGAGAAGCAATTCCAAAGTGTTTACACGAATGCAAAGGTTAAACAGTTTCAGAAACAATTTTATGGAAAACTTCACTGTTTTTGTGTGAAGCCGGCAACAGTTGGTGATATTGTGTTTGAACATGAGATAAATGAGTGGGTCAATattggagaaggagaagagaaaaggaGAATTCAAGTGCCATTTACTGTCAATTTTAATGCTGAAACCAATGAAGCACATTGTAATTGTCGATTGTTCGAGTCTAGTGGGATGGTGTATAAACATCAACTGTATGTGTGGCATCAAAGGGGAATTGAAAGAGTTCCTGACAAGTATGTGTTGAGaagatggtgcaaaaatgtgaaaaggGTCCACACTAAAGTTCCGATCTGTTACGATAAGTCGTCAACATCAATTGAAGTGCGTCGACATGACAACATGTGCAATCTCTTTAATGAAGTTGCTGATTTAGCGGAAGAATCTGAAGAGAAGTATGATATGGTGATGAAACGGGTACACGAGCTAAAACGAGAGTTGATGGAAGCTTCAGTTGTTTGTGAAAGTAACGTGGTTTCACTTGGTGATGACACAAGTACTCGTAATGTTTCTTTTTCAGTTGGAGATGGGGTTATACCACCCAAACAGAGTACGAACATACTTGACCCGGAAGGTCTTCGACGAAAAGGTAGACCACCATGCAAAAGGAAGATCGGTGTTGTGGAAAAAGttgttcaaaagaaaagacaaacatATAAGAAGCCATTGTCCAAGGAAAAATCCAAAGTATTTTGATGCTTACTAGTTAATATGGACGTATAGATTTGTTTAATGAATGTGCAGTAATTATATTATTTACTAATTTCAGGAGGTTGAAGAGATTGCGGCGCTGCCCATTAGATCGGGACACAAGAGAGTGTTATAAATGTAAatataagaaattttatttttaattgtaCAATTTCATGTTTTATATAACTATTATTCAAAATCCCTTTTTATTGTTGGGCAAGGTCACCCGAGCTACATGAACCACTCAACGTCGCCGAACATGATGCCACATTCTATGCAACCAAATATGGCACAAGGCAGGAGCATTTTCCAATTTTCTCCAACTTTTTGCCCAACCGGAACAAGCTTGAACCAATTTATGCCTTCTTTTCCAAGTTCACAAAACATATTAAATGGTCAAGTTTGGATGGGTCAATCAACTATTGCAGGTAGTCAAGTTTGGGGAGGAGGACAATTAAGTATTTTGGAAGCTCAAGGTCAATATTGGGAATGAGCACAACCAAGTATTCTGAAAACTCAATGGCAAGGACGTGGAGGACAACAAAGTTGTACAGAAATGATGAATGCAGTGGATAAAAGTTAAAGAGTAGTTCActtgtattgtattgttttttttgtattcttcaAGGGATGTCTCGTAGATTTGTAGCGGTTGCACTTTTTTGAAGTTGTGACATTACCAGGTTTGTGTTCTAAAGTGAAACAAGCTTGTTTATATAGTTGGAGAATCATATAGGTTCTTTGTAACCTGTGTTCTATATCGTGTCCTGTGTCCATATCGTGTCATGTGTCCATGTCGTGTTCTGCGACTTGATTGCTTGTTAGTCTTGTGATAACCTTTCATAAAATAGCACTACTTTAGTTGTTGTTGATGATAGGCTATTCTTTTTAATTATGTCGTGTCCTGTGTCCATATCGTGTCATGTGTCCATGTCGTGTCTTGAGACTTGATTGCTTGTTAGTCCATGGTTACATGTGTTCCAGAGGTCAATGACCTTTTTTTGGTTGTCACATCCAATGTAGTGTGATGCCTTCTTTATCTAGATTTTACAGTTCTGTTTGTACTGTTTTCTGCTTATTCTAGCTTGGCTGTTCGTGATCTGTCCAACTTAGTTAAGCCATAGGATAACGTCACATCAGAGCATTTGGAAACCCTCCTTGCCATTGTTCCTAAATATTCAGAGAGGGATTGGTTGTCTAGCTATGAGACACTCACCACCTATGTGGTAAAAATTCCCCTATCTGTTTAAGATGTCAACTTATTCTGTTATCATGATCGTCaatttattatttgaaaatagcATGACTACATCGAAGATGAAGTTTTTAAGATCGCTTAGGACATATTCCTAGTAGAATGTCAATAAATCACCAAGGTaagttttggaaaaatttcGGCAAAATCTCCCCTATTTTTGGTCCTAGCCCGACATCTCGCGTCTTAGTCAGTACAACAGAAACAACAACAATTTACGCACAAGCCCATGCCAGACAGTTCTCATTATAAATCACCATTCACAAGCCACATTCATAGCCAAAATCCATTGCCAAATTATCATTTCACAGCGAAAATCATAATTCAATACATTTAGAAACCATGCAGGGCCGTTCTCATCACAATTATCAATTGCATACAAAGTTAGGTTTTCACAATACTACAACTTGATATTACAAAGCTTAGTACATATTGATATTccaaactacaacaaattgATCATTTTTCTTGGCTTTTCATTCACTTGAATAGCTTCAATCTCTTTCATTGCTTTTTTGAGTCTCCACTAGCCTTTGTAGGCTGAAATATTTACCAGCAAACTCTTTCGATTAACAGCATCCTCTCCAATACTTCCATTATAAAAGAGCACCAACAGAGTAGACAAGGATTGAGTGCCCACAAACATATCACCATTTAATATAGcatctcttagccctccataAAATTGGAGTTGTAAGAGTTTCAGCAACTTCATTACAAAACAGCATTCATAGCACCAGAAAACTGCAGAGATCTTTCAGCAACTTCATGATTTTGCATAGGGCcctccaaaaaaattggatccaaaACACAACCCTTAGCCctccaaaaaaattggagttgtaAGAGTTTTGGCAATGATTTTGCATACGGCCTGTTCTGTAATGACGAGATGATTGTAATTGGCACAAACATTATACACAAACTTCCTCTTGTCTTTTAAGAAAGGACGAGCCTGCACAAATGATATAAAACCTTTTTGAGAAGAAGAGCTACATTAATGTGGGCACCAAAACCAGAACCTAGAACTTAGTCGGTTGAGGTTTCTAACACTAAACCAGTAGTCACCCCTTCATATTGTGCAAATTTACCATTGGACAGAAATTCTAGTCTACGAAGTTCATATCCTTAAGGGTAGCTCGGCAAATGTTAATACCTAATTCAAGGAGCACCTTTacaatgttaaagcatccaaagGACAGCAAAACTATCATCCTATATGGCATTAGTCATTTAAATGCAGCCAAagaaaaatttgagtttggtgGATTTATTTTACAATGGAGGTACTCAAGGCCTTGTGCAGCACCAATAGCAATCTTTATTCTTGTGCTCCAACTCAATGGCTCTTTATCAGGTTCAATATCTGACAATATGAAGCACTTTCAATGGCCAATGAACAATTAAGACTACAGTCACTACACAACGTGTGCTAATGTATGCTTTGTTCTCAATCCAACAGTGAGGAAACAAAAGCATTTAggggaaaataaaaagatcGTATTTCTTTTACTTACGAAAAGTAAGCCATGGTTTAGAAGCAAAACAGGATCATTGCGCACTCTAACGACAGAGAAAaggaaacacacaaaaaccatGATTTTTGTTTCTAAATCATGATGTAGTAATAATTAATTTGCAAAATGTATGCATTCTTTTTTTCATGACTTacaaatacttttttttcctAGGACAATCACGAAACTGTGACATGAGAGCTTGATTAAATGCAGACAAACTAATCTTTGCATATTCATCTATACATAACAGTCAGTTCCATCCCTTTAACATTAGAGCAAGCCAATTTGACTCTAAGTTCAAaacgaaaccctaattttcGAATTAgggatttttcttttcaaaaaactcaatttagggttttttttttccagcaacTAAGCAATCAGTTAGGGTACTAAttaaaccagagagagagagaccttagtGGTGGGGACAACGTCGGATTTAACAACTGGTGGtggtgcggatcaaaaaaaaaaaaaaactggtggtggtggcggtcgCTGGTGGTGGGTAGAGCTGTGGTTGGGTtctggtggtggaggtgggaaGCGTGGTTGCTGGTGGAGATGGTAAGCGTGGTCGCCGGTGGAGGTGGGAAGCGTCGTCGCcggcggcagtggtggtggtgtgcgAGCACCTCTCTATCGTCTCTGAAATTTTTTGAGCGTGAAAGTGGACGCAGGAgaatagaaaaaggaaagggGGAGCGCTGTTCACGACctgggttgtttttttttaataaaacgacgtcgttttgtgcTTAAGTCACGCTGACGTCAGCGGTTGTGTGGGTTGCTTGTGCTTGGTTggttgtgtatgtagcattttCCAGGTCGGTAGAGGATCGGTTCACATTATCGGTCCGTATAGcattactgaaaaaaaaaatttatagcaTCTCTCATCCCCCATTGTCTAGTGAGTAGTATTTTTCACAAAATATTCCAGACCATTTCCTTATAACTGCTAGAGGTGGGGTAAGGCTTTTTTGTATTGCTGGTTAAATAGATGAAGCAAGTGATCAACTATCCTCAATGGTATGCGAGCGTTTGCACTTAGGCCTTGTATATATTGAAGACCTGAAAACTTTCCTTGAGCTTTGATTTGTACCCATGGGCGGACCTACATAGAGGCAAGCGGGGTCACCTGACCCCACTCGATTGGAATTCTCCACAAAGATATGCATATAtttttggatgttttggtaattttgccTATGACATTATATTCACATCTCTATCCCTATATCTTGCCCCAAGTAgtattgaaaaattacaataTTGCCTAACTTGTTTCACCTAGCGCctgatcttttatttttttggtcccaTCTACTTTTTGAGGTttcgttccagaacaccttcttaaaaaataagtacttatttcatatttttaaattcaaaaataatgtaaatgaaaaattattttaaaattattattttttgcactggattaaagatctcaatgagatctatcaaataagatctatagtgataggaaaattatttgcgtaagtacataatttttaagcttaaaattgccttcttaaaaaataagtacttattttcctttcggGAACGGGGTAACTCAAGTAATGCAtatatctttttcattttttattaatctttaatttgaatagaagttacaaagattaacagGATCAGGACATGACGGAATTACAATGACAAAAACACCTTCCAATGACTTCCAACTAAGTTGGCTTTGATTATTAccaacaatcatatgccactAGGACCCAAACGAACCAAACAAGTTGGCAAGGAACCAACCGTAGTTTTTCAAATACATAATGTTTTTTGCTGTGAATATTTGACCCCAGTGCCATGAAATCCTAGATCCGCCCTTATTTGTACCTACGAGCCCTATGCTTGCTTGGACCAGCCATATGACGACCTCCATTCTTAAAAATGATATCCCTGAAGGGCCATGGTCCATATAGACCTGAGATATCTCATCATGCGATTGGTTGAGCGAGCCATATGATGTCCTTCATCCTCAGAATCATTGTCTCTAAAGGCCGGGATATGCTTAGACTTGAGATTCCTCGATCACACTTGAACTTTGAGTTGTGGTAGAAGTGTTTGGCACAATATCCTGGGAGAGGGCATGCTCAGAATTATTTTCCCCAAAAGCCATGGTTCGCTTGGACTTGAGGTTTGTTACACTTGAACCTGATGCACAAGATGAGCTTCTATACTAGTCAGACTTCACAATATTGGAAtattgaggcggagtttgtaAACCAACTAGCACAGGAACAAGCTCGCAAACAGACACATTTGCTACCTCAACTGTGGTGGAAATGTTCGGCGCAGTATCCTGAGAGTCACAATTGGTAGGGTCCTTTAAAAACTTGCTTTTGTCTCGATATCAATAGAAGTCGCAAAAGtgtgacgcaaaattaacaaatacgaaaaaaatttaaataaaaaaaaaagttgttttaaCTTATTAAGCCAAACTACCCTTCCTACAGAAAGTCTAGGCTCACCACATATGTCTACCGCATATGTGAGGGGCCCACTCCAtgtctcaaaaaatataaaaaaatactcataaattttaaattaatggggttctgtaaaaaatcagttccaaaaGATATCgtaaatattttttgtgaatttgtaAGGTGAAATTACTTAACTGCTCAGTTTCGCTCCTacgaattcagaaaaaaaaatacttattgatgTTTGAGCTCATTTTTTATAAGgtcccataaaaaattattttaaaatttatgaacattttatttttatttttatggaaccCATACACGTGCTGTGGATAAGTGCGCTGACTGTACCAATGCTGCCCGCCCTATACTTTTCTACTACATTACTAGTCTTCGTCAACTATCAATAACGCGGTTTCATTAATAGGTAAGTATCTCTCCCTTTCAAAAAAAGAGGTAACTATTCGCAGCTCTGTATTTTCTCTCATAGTtcattaaaaattattttaaaatttataaattttttatttttatttttatggaaccCATACACGTGCTGTGGATAAGTGCGCTGACTGTACAGTGCTGCCCGCCCTATACTTTTCTACTACATTACTAGTCTTCGTCAACTATCAATAACGCGGTTACATTAATAGGTAAGCATCTCTCCCTTTCAAAAAAAGAGGtaactattcgcagccccgtattttctcccttagcccattatatttcgataaatagttattgaaaatcatacataatatttcggtaaatagttcttgaaaataatattatattttggtaattacatgtcgaaaatatgttcaacattTGGTAAATAACTCCCGATcatatattttcggtaaatagctgttgaaaaaaatattatatttctgtaattgtatgctgaaaatgtatctcaattttggTAACTACCTATagaatataattgaaaatttttaacgaactATGGGAGAAAGTACGgagctgcgaatagtcgcccaaaaaaaaaataatagcaTCTCGCATCCCCCATTGTCTAGTGAGTAGTATTTTTCACAAAATATTCTAGACCATTTCAGCTTTAGAGATGGAGAATTTTGCACAACCCCTTTGCTCAAGCGGGAGCCTCGAATCTTGTCGTTTTTTTCCACTATCTACGATATTAAAAGCGACTAATGACTTTGACGATGCATTAGTTGTTGGAATTGGTGGATTCGGTAAGGTATACAAAGCAATCATCGACGATGGCACCGTTGTTGCCATAAAGCGGTTGAATGCCGAGTCCAACCAAGGCGCTGAAGAATTTTGGACAGAGGTAAAGTTGCTTTCAAAGCTCCGGCATGCGCATCTCGTTTCACTCGTCGGCTATTGCAACGAGCATCAAGAGATGATTCTTGTTTACGAATACATGGCTTATGGGACTCTCGCCAGTCATCTTTACAAATCAAGTAGAGAAGGAAGCGGTAAAGGCCTATCTCCCCTAACATGGGCTCAAAGGCTAAACATTTGCCTTGGTGCTGCACGAGGACTCGACTATCTTCATACCGGTACCAAACAACCTATCATACACCGAGATGTGAAGACCACAAACATATTGTTGGACGAGAATTGGGTAGCAAAGGTTTCTGATTTTGGGATATGTAAACTCATTACAAGCCAAACAACAACCCATGTTAGCACAAAAGTCAAAGCAACAAGAGGATATTGGGATCCAGATTATATCTACACCAATCGAGTAACCAGGAAATCTGATGTGTATGCATTTGGCGTGGTGCTGTTGGAAGTCTTGTGTGGTCGACCACCGTTAGATCACAGACTCGAGGAGGAGCAAATTAGTCTAATTCTTTGGGTGAAAGATCGTATCGAAAACGGAAAGCTTGACCGGATCATTGATCCCTCTCTGAATGGAGAAATAACACCACAAAGTCTTAAGTACTTTTCCAAACTTGCGAACAATTGTTTACATACTAAACCAAAGGAAAGGCCTACAATGTCTGAAGTAGTGGAGATCCTTCAGAATGCATTGGAGTTGCATGAGCATAAGGAAAGATCATGGAGAACAATCACAAAGGCGTTTCAGGGTATAAAACTTGTGCCTATGGGTATGAATCGCTGGTGGAGAGAAGGGAACGGCAACGGTTCAAACGACGGTGGAGAACTGCCGAAGAAGTCTTTTCCGCAACCAATTTTCGATGACGTTACCCATTCAGTTGACCCTCATTTCTCGCTTGCTGAGATTCATGCTGGCACGAATAATTTCAACAAGAGTCTTTTGAAAGAATATAGTAATGTTGATGTCTTTACGTATAAGGAGATGAGGTTGGCAAAAAGGCACTTCCGGTCTAATGGAGTGCCTGAGGGTGGTGGTTGGGTAGTGTATAAAGGAGTTATAGATGAGAGAGTGAGGCCAGGTTACAAGACAACAAATGTTACAATTAAGGAGCTTCATCCTGAAAGGTTTTTTCAACAAGGGGTGTTGCTGGTATTTTCTTCTGATTGCATTTCTTTACGTCTTTTTTTGGCAGTTCATTTTTCTTCCCTTCAAATTTGCATAAACTATTGGTTGGTATAGAAGAGGCGAACCCGAAAAAATATTGTGAGGgagagagcaagagaaattCCACAGGACTGTAGAGAAGAACAACGATTCTGCTTGATCTAATTGATGCTAGTGAAGTGCAATATGAGACATGAAAAAGTCTTTCTTTGCACTGATGTATTGTCAACTGCTGCTATCTTTACTTCAGCGTGGAATCCCCCAAAACAAGAGATGGCCTTAGAATTATACCTTGTTAGGCCATCACTATTTTCACATAGTTCAATATAGAATAAGATAGTATCTCTTCCattcaaagaaaatttatgCCTTTAGACTAGGAAGCGCCTTTTAGGTGAATAACTTATACTGTGATACAAAATAGGTTCATCAAAGGTGGAGTGAACATGCTTTACCAAATAACTTCCGCGGACCCCTCCGGAACATCATTAATTCTTGATTCTTACTTGAAATACTTCTCGAATGCTCCGTAAGCCCTGAAACACCACAACCAGCTACCTGgccattttatatttttcaggtgcGGAGAAAGTTAGTGGGGACCCGAGTTGAAGTATTTGAAGGATTAAGCTTTTTAGTGATTGTTGAGAAAAATCTTAGCATTTTGGAGGTTTTTTAAATCTTCCTTATccgacctccaattgaagtaATTCAAATTTGGATggattcaaaattcaattatctacaacttcgtatagcgacggttttgacgagcgttggtacatataattttttgataacGGTTTCTTTAGCGACGCTTATAACTGTTGCTAAAGGGTGATTATTCGCGTAGATaaggtaaactatagttaaccccctctaactaagcctcatgtgcactttgccccctctaactttttttttttggcactcaaccccctctaactaactgaaattcaaacggttaTAACTTCTTTgtccgaaatcgaaaacatgtaaattatatatcgattttgaggtcttgaagtcagctttctaatgacaccaaaaacatcacaattcaaagcacacagaaagttatgatcaaaagagtaagggctggtagacagaaagaccgttttgatcataagtttctgtgtgctttgaatcgtgatgtgattttggtgtcattagaaagctgacttcaagacctcgaaatcgatatataatttacatgttttcgatttcgcaaagaagttatgaccgtttgaagttatgaacGTTTGAATTtcaattagttagagggggttgagtgccaaaaaaagaagttagaggGGACAAAGTGCACGCGAGGCCTAGTTAGAGAGGGTTAATTATAGTTTACCCTTTATTTTACGGGCTCTACAAGATGCACGGtttgaattaccaaaaaaatgtgCGAAGGGGGCCCAAGGGGGGTGGCGGAAAACCACCATTTTCCAGCAAAATTTACACTCTAAAGcaagagtttaaattctttcaaAGACTGAATCTTGAAGAGCTTGTTGCCACATCTACAAGACATCTTAATTTATGCTGATATCTTTCAGTTTTTTTCACGGATCCGGAAtgttaatgaaaaaaaaactaattaactcatgtttttttttattggggtCAGTTGCTTTTAAGTTACCAGACAGTGTAAATGTAATTTAAATATTACTTTTCCTATTACCAACTATTTATTATTGGAGGCTCTTTGTCGTTTCAGGTTGATGAGTTGGATATGGAGTCGAAATGGAATGAGGATAACTCGAAGCAAAAGGTCTAATTTCCATTTTTGTCTCTTTCATTGTTATTCACTAAGGTGTCCTAAATCCTACTTGTTATACAAGTTACAACACCAAATGTTGTTTGAAGAGATTAAATACAGCATTTATTTTCACGATGATTAATTGCTATGGATAAATATGTGAAAAAGGTTAGATGCAATACCGAGTCAAGCTTTATTTGGTAATTGGCTGTGGAGATTTGTCTATGATGGGAGAGATGGGGGAAGAAGGTGGTAGATTTGAAATATTGGGGTGCACAAGGTGACTGGCCTTGCAAGAGTTCATTATCTGTTATGTGTTGGCCCTTTTAGAGAAATTAGGAAATGTTGGGAGACTTTATGAGTTTCTGTAGTTTAGTGGTGGGGGATGGCAGGAGAGAAGTTGTCTCATGTCTGGTGTGGAGGAGTGGCAGAGAATAGGTGTGCTACAGAGCCTGACTACATCCCAAGAGATGGATGTGGTGTTTTGAGGGAGAGATGGTGGCAAACAGAGGTGCCGGATTAGGAGTTCAATGAGGACTCAAGATCCTCCCAAGAATTCACATGCCAACACCGGATAACCTGAATGGAGAAAGAAAATTATTGTCAGTTGGTGCTACAGCTACTTGTGCAAGCAAGACAGGAATACGGTATGTTTTAGAAAATGGAAGTGATGTGGGTGTTTCTATCACCTATAATGGAAACACCCACAAACAAAGCATTTCTTGGTTAGGTGTGGTGTGGGTGTTTCTATCAGAGGTGATAGAGCTTGTTCATTTGTTGGAAGGGTGAGGGTTGGCAGGAGGCGTAGGTGTGTTATAGACAAAGTTGCAACTATAAGTTCAGGAGTGGAGAACCCTTTGCATTGCCCCCGCCCTCTCCACAACCTCTAGTTAGGTGACATCAACTTCCTGGAAAAAATGTAGATGTCATTAAGGACAATTGATTTTTtagacttgaaatttttttcaacaaagaCTCAAGGCTATTGTGGCCACATTCTCGAGACATTTGCAAGATTTGGGTTTGATATATGATCCGTACATCGGGACCCTTCTCTGCTGTAACAAGTTGGTCGATCGTCTCATACCTGTGCTACTTAGACAAGTATTTCTCTCTCATTAGTATCAAGATTAATAATGCCTTATGAGTTACGGAACCATAGAAGATACTTGGAATCCATATGTATTTTCATTTCGCAACATTAGATCGTTGTTGTTAACTACGACGTTCCTTGTGAAAGAGATAAACTTGTTTTTTTAGTGGATTTTACGTGGAGAATTTGTTGTTGTATGCATGTAGACAGAAGTGAGCTATTTGGGTCAGCTCAGTCACCCAAATCTGGTAAAGCTCATTGGTTACTGCTGTGATGATGAACACTGGCTGTTAGTCTATGAATATATGGCATCTGGGAGCCTGGAAAAGCACCTTTTTCAAAGTGAGTACTAAATTGACTTATGGGTGTTTTATACTTGAACCAAGATTAAAACATGCTACTAGCTTGTCAAGTAAACTAGAGTCTTCTAAGTAATCCTCGAAATCAAACTAGATTTAGCTTcttaattttttcctccaaaccTTGATTTATTGGCctatatttctctttctttgatttcctccaattgtttactttttataCTTCTTTAGCATCATTCATAATACAATGCATATGACTTTATCTTTAGCACCATATTAACGTGAATATTCGTAGAAGCACCAAGGCTCCCTCTTCGAAGCAAAATGCGTAGAAGCAATAGGTTCGCCCCAATTTTCATGTCTCATAAACTGCTGCCATAGCACTGGGGCAGACAAGCACTTTCCACCATACCTAGTCATGACGTGagggaaaatgaaaattgaaaaaaatacaatgtGCACATCTGTGCGCATGGGAAA contains the following coding sequences:
- the LOC131306142 gene encoding protein FAR1-RELATED SEQUENCE 4-like, producing MIFDTSEEAYSYYSRFAKEKGFAVAKRTSRKGKDGKLKDVTIACNRAGKARVTTSNPVKPRPQSKINCPTHVTVVLHPNGKWRLNRVALVHNHDQSPEKARYLKSNRVLDEHVKRRLELNDKARINLNQTYASLQIEAGGPGKLPYIQKDCRNHVDKVRRSLLLEGDAEAMHNYFMKMKADNSDFFFAMDLDDEGRLRNVFWVDARSRAACKEFGDVVTFDTTYLVNRHDMPFAPFVGVNHHGQSVLLGCGLISHEDTKSFSWLFQTWKTCMWGCAPKAIIIDQCMAMKNAIEDTFPNT
- the LOC131328648 gene encoding probable serine/threonine-protein kinase PBL22, giving the protein MENFAQDLLFDHSQDLLNIRISGHELPFPNPRNPFVEAGASATDFGEIPPLPFSNPSAFPDPDMGEVPHAPFPNPFDQAGAASTDSLCLKSWENAIDGGVDKLEESCRFFPLSTILKATNDFDDALVVGIGGFGKVYKAIIDDGTVVAIKRLNAESNQGAEEFWTEVKLLSKLRHAHLVSLVGYCNEHQEMILVYEYMAYGTLASHLYKSSREGSGKGLSPLTWAQRLNICLGAARGLDYLHTGTKQPIIHRDVKTTNILLDENWVAKVSDFGICKLITSQTTTHVSTKVKATRGYWDPDYIYTNRVTRKSDVYAFGVVLLEVLCGRPPLDHRLEEEQISLILWVKDRIENGKLDRIIDPSLNGEITPQSLKYFSKLANNCLHTKPKERPTMSEVVEILQNALELHEHKERSWRTITKAFQGIKLVPMGMNRWWREGNGNGSNDGGELPKKSFPQPIFDDVTHSVDPHFSLAEIHAGTNNFNKSLLKEYSNVDVFTYKEMRLATMHFQPAIVLGEGGFGIVYKGVIDESVRPGYETTNVAIKVLAPQGFQGDRE